The following proteins come from a genomic window of Campylobacter concisus:
- the proC gene encoding pyrroline-5-carboxylate reductase, which produces MKSVKIGFIGGGNMGGAMIEVLWRTQCSEANSGRSSAEDERKSSGGSEVRGAENLSQTSDTASPRECEKKTKFEIIACARSKNEALWQRFGIKITASETDLVREADAVVLATKPASYEVILRLIAPELAGKILLLLAPSFDIKRARQIVGEGVYIARAMPNIAASIGASATALCFDAGFSEAKKETVREIISKIGKIYEIDEAGFAAFTGIAGSLPAYACAFIEAAADAGVRGGLPRRLCYDSVCAAVEGTARLIQSGKHPAALKDEVCSPAGITIEGLTALEKGGFRGALMQAIAACIAKARD; this is translated from the coding sequence ATGAAAAGCGTAAAAATCGGTTTCATCGGCGGCGGAAATATGGGCGGCGCGATGATAGAGGTGCTTTGGCGCACTCAGTGCAGTGAGGCTAACTCGGGACGAAGCTCGGCTGAGGACGAGCGAAAATCCAGCGGCGGCAGCGAGGTGCGCGGGGCGGAAAATCTGTCACAAACGAGCGATACGGCGAGCCCGCGCGAATGTGAAAAAAAGACGAAATTTGAAATCATAGCCTGCGCCAGAAGCAAAAACGAAGCTTTGTGGCAAAGATTCGGCATAAAAATAACCGCGAGCGAAACGGATCTAGTGCGCGAAGCGGACGCGGTCGTGCTGGCTACCAAGCCCGCTAGCTACGAGGTTATCTTGCGCCTGATCGCACCCGAGCTTGCGGGCAAAATTTTGCTTCTTTTGGCGCCGAGTTTTGACATAAAGCGCGCTAGGCAAATCGTAGGCGAGGGCGTTTATATCGCTCGCGCGATGCCAAATATAGCAGCTAGCATCGGAGCGTCAGCCACGGCTCTTTGCTTTGACGCTGGGTTTAGCGAGGCTAAGAAAGAGACCGTGCGCGAGATAATCTCTAAAATCGGTAAAATTTACGAGATAGACGAGGCCGGGTTTGCCGCATTTACGGGTATCGCGGGAAGCCTGCCCGCGTATGCGTGCGCCTTTATAGAGGCTGCGGCCGATGCGGGCGTGCGGGGCGGACTGCCTAGGCGGCTTTGCTACGACTCCGTCTGCGCAGCCGTGGAAGGTACGGCGCGTCTGATCCAAAGCGGCAAGCACCCGGCCGCGCTAAAAGACGAGGTCTGCTCGCCGGCGGGAATCACGATCGAAGGACTTACCGCGCTTGAAAAAGGCGGATTTCGCGGCGCCTTGATGCAGGCTATCGCCGCTTGCATCGCCAAAGCGAGGGATTAG
- the typA gene encoding translational GTPase TypA: MEKIRNIAVIAHVDHGKTTMVDELLKQSGTFNEHQNLGERVMDSNDIERERGITILSKNTAIRYKDTKINIIDTPGHADFGGEVERVLKMVDGVLLLVDAQEGVMPQTKFVVKKALSLGLRPIVVVNKIDKPAGDPDRVINEIFDLFVALDANDEQLEFPVVYAAAKNGYAKLKLSDENVNMQPLFETILAHVPAPSGSDENPLQLQVFTLDYDNYVGKIGIARIFNGKISKNQNVMLAKADGTKTTGRISKLIGFMGLERTDINEAGTGDIVAIAGFDALDVGDSVVDPNNPHPLDPLHIEEPTLSVVFSVNDGPLAGTEGKHVTSNKIDERLANEMKTNIAMKYENIGEGKFKVSGRGELQITILAENMRREGYEFLLGRPEVIVKEINGVKCEPYELLVIDAPDDTTGTVIEKLGKRKAEMVSMNPTGDGQTRIEFEIPARGLIGFRSQFLTDTKGEGVMNHSFLEFRPLSGTVEHRTNGALVSMENGVTLAYSLFNLQDRGVLFLDPQAKVYVGMIIGEHSRPNDLDVNPIKGKNLTNVRASGSDDAIKLVPPRKLSLERALEWIEDDELVEVTPINIRVRKRYLDPTERKRKAKL, from the coding sequence TTGGAAAAGATACGAAATATAGCCGTTATCGCACACGTCGACCACGGTAAAACAACAATGGTTGATGAGCTTTTGAAACAGTCAGGAACATTTAACGAGCATCAAAACCTTGGCGAGCGTGTAATGGATAGCAACGACATCGAAAGAGAGCGTGGCATCACGATTCTTTCTAAAAATACTGCCATTCGCTACAAAGATACAAAGATCAACATCATCGACACCCCAGGCCACGCCGACTTTGGTGGAGAGGTTGAGCGTGTTCTTAAGATGGTTGATGGCGTTTTGCTACTTGTCGATGCGCAAGAAGGCGTTATGCCACAGACTAAATTTGTCGTCAAAAAGGCGCTCTCACTAGGACTTCGTCCAATCGTCGTCGTAAATAAGATAGACAAACCTGCAGGCGATCCAGACCGCGTTATAAATGAAATTTTTGACCTTTTTGTTGCACTTGATGCAAATGACGAGCAGTTAGAATTTCCAGTCGTTTATGCTGCTGCTAAAAATGGCTATGCAAAGCTAAAACTAAGCGATGAAAATGTAAATATGCAGCCACTTTTTGAGACTATCTTGGCTCACGTACCAGCTCCAAGTGGTAGCGATGAAAACCCGCTTCAGCTTCAAGTGTTTACTCTTGATTATGATAACTACGTCGGCAAGATCGGCATCGCGAGAATTTTTAACGGCAAGATATCTAAAAACCAAAATGTTATGCTTGCAAAGGCTGATGGTACAAAGACAACTGGTAGAATTTCAAAGTTAATTGGTTTTATGGGTCTTGAAAGAACCGATATTAACGAAGCTGGTACTGGCGACATCGTAGCGATCGCTGGTTTTGATGCGCTTGACGTTGGCGATAGCGTCGTTGATCCAAACAACCCTCATCCGCTTGATCCACTCCATATCGAAGAGCCAACACTTAGCGTTGTATTTTCTGTAAATGATGGCCCATTAGCAGGTACTGAGGGCAAACACGTCACATCAAATAAGATCGATGAGCGCCTTGCAAACGAGATGAAGACAAATATCGCGATGAAATACGAAAACATCGGCGAGGGCAAATTTAAAGTAAGTGGCCGTGGTGAGCTTCAGATTACTATTTTGGCTGAAAATATGCGCCGCGAGGGGTATGAGTTTTTACTTGGCAGACCTGAGGTCATCGTAAAAGAGATAAACGGCGTAAAATGCGAGCCATACGAGCTTTTAGTTATCGATGCACCTGATGATACGACAGGCACAGTCATAGAAAAACTAGGTAAAAGAAAAGCGGAAATGGTCTCTATGAACCCAACAGGCGATGGCCAAACAAGGATCGAGTTTGAGATCCCAGCGCGTGGGCTTATCGGCTTTAGAAGCCAGTTTTTGACTGATACAAAAGGCGAGGGTGTTATGAACCACAGCTTTTTGGAGTTTAGACCACTTAGTGGAACCGTCGAGCACAGAACAAATGGCGCACTAGTTTCTATGGAAAACGGCGTAACGCTTGCCTATTCGCTATTTAACTTACAAGATCGTGGCGTGCTTTTCCTTGATCCACAAGCAAAAGTCTATGTGGGTATGATCATCGGTGAGCACAGCCGTCCAAACGATCTTGATGTAAATCCTATCAAGGGTAAAAACCTAACAAACGTGCGTGCTAGCGGTAGTGACGATGCAATCAAGCTTGTGCCACCTAGAAAGCTAAGCCTTGAACGCGCACTAGAGTGGATAGAAGATGACGAGCTAGTCGAGGTTACACCTATAAATATCCGCGTTCGCAAGCGCTATTTAGACCCAACAGAGCGCAAAAGAAAAGCGAAACTTTAA
- a CDS encoding flagellar hook-length control protein FliK: MQAYTAKNNVDLLAPTGGKKPSVSKKSQNNGEFLSMVLDAAASKANSGQKITEKDVKEIVKTVTTQKETLQKAQSESVAKISTALEENLDENTKNELYENANFMQLLQVLEILNGNEKVSKFPNFSDKIANFLSVPENVEELSNVKSVSDLIDLAKKFDLGLENIEISNEDVPKLNEMFKNLGKKEFFTPIKTEEKPFYLKELKNEVEQTIIKNEPKEVLKLDTLLKEVVANPTNETKNLVKEEPKKLDSEVKLDDEIVDVEPDEQPKVKVNLHEQKAQKAPTLESLLFPEREQQKNENLESKETFNSDNKSELNQMVKDIASSAKHQLQTKAEIKETLSNFSSTLKEQVQNYKAPITRFNITLNPLNLGEVEITMVNRGNNLHVNFNSTTATMNLFLQNQAEFKNSLVNMGFTELEMNFSDQNQRQDKKEQAKNKYSSNQSDESENTQAEQSLLELVIPRYI; this comes from the coding sequence ATGCAAGCTTATACAGCGAAAAATAACGTAGATTTGCTAGCTCCTACTGGAGGTAAAAAGCCCTCTGTTTCTAAAAAATCTCAAAACAACGGCGAATTTTTGTCGATGGTTTTAGATGCAGCTGCGAGCAAGGCAAATAGCGGCCAAAAAATCACTGAAAAAGATGTCAAAGAGATAGTAAAAACGGTTACCACTCAAAAAGAGACACTGCAAAAAGCACAAAGCGAAAGCGTGGCAAAAATTTCAACTGCACTTGAAGAAAATTTAGACGAAAATACAAAAAATGAGCTTTATGAAAATGCAAATTTCATGCAGCTTTTGCAAGTTTTAGAAATACTAAATGGCAATGAAAAAGTAAGTAAATTTCCAAATTTCAGCGACAAAATAGCAAATTTCTTAAGTGTGCCTGAAAACGTCGAAGAGCTTAGCAACGTTAAAAGCGTTAGCGATCTTATCGACCTTGCTAAGAAATTTGACCTTGGCCTTGAAAATATAGAAATTTCAAATGAAGACGTGCCAAAACTAAATGAGATGTTTAAAAATTTAGGCAAGAAAGAATTTTTCACACCGATAAAGACCGAAGAGAAGCCTTTTTACCTAAAAGAGCTAAAAAACGAGGTCGAGCAAACCATCATCAAAAACGAACCAAAAGAGGTCTTAAAGCTTGATACTTTGTTAAAAGAGGTAGTAGCAAATCCAACTAATGAAACTAAAAATTTAGTAAAAGAAGAGCCTAAAAAGCTAGATAGCGAGGTAAAGCTTGATGATGAGATAGTGGATGTTGAGCCAGACGAGCAGCCTAAAGTAAAGGTAAATTTACACGAGCAAAAGGCGCAAAAAGCTCCAACTCTCGAGTCGCTACTCTTCCCTGAAAGAGAACAACAGAAAAATGAGAATTTAGAGAGCAAAGAGACATTTAACAGCGATAATAAATCAGAACTAAATCAAATGGTAAAAGATATCGCTAGTAGCGCCAAACACCAGCTTCAAACAAAGGCTGAGATAAAAGAGACGCTTAGTAACTTCTCTTCTACACTAAAAGAGCAGGTTCAAAACTACAAAGCTCCAATCACTCGTTTTAACATCACGCTTAATCCACTAAATTTAGGCGAAGTTGAGATCACGATGGTAAATCGCGGCAATAACTTACATGTAAATTTTAACTCAACCACGGCTACGATGAATCTCTTTTTACAAAACCAGGCTGAGTTTAAAAACAGCCTTGTAAATATGGGATTTACCGAGCTTGAGATGAATTTCTCAGACCAAAACCAAAGACAAGATAAAAAAGAACAAGCAAAGAATAAATACAGCTCAAATCAAAGCGATGAGAGCGAAAACACTCAAGCGGAACAAAGCTTGCTTGAGCTAGTAATACCAAGATATATTTAG
- a CDS encoding flagellar basal body rod modification protein — MASVSDITTQTTQQKNAEKKAKAKQDAAAGTGTNPNAQLDKDAFMKLLLTELQYQDPTSPMDTEKMLTQTSQLASLEMQQNTNSAMKELVNQLKSNANAYAISALGKMVSTGSNSVLLTDEQKTVNFALYFKSDLANGKLEIKNANGEVVRSIDIKDLKSGVRRISWDGKDDSGKQLPNGAYTVSVNYTGKDGNSYKTQVGSYPVEAVKFVDGKAMIKIAGEYVPMDKISEFYEG, encoded by the coding sequence ATGGCTTCAGTTTCAGATATAACTACACAAACAACACAACAAAAAAATGCCGAGAAAAAGGCAAAAGCAAAGCAAGATGCAGCAGCTGGCACAGGAACTAACCCAAATGCGCAGCTAGATAAAGATGCATTTATGAAGCTACTTTTAACAGAGCTTCAGTATCAAGACCCAACAAGTCCTATGGATACTGAAAAGATGCTTACGCAAACTAGCCAACTGGCATCACTAGAGATGCAACAAAATACAAACTCAGCTATGAAAGAGCTTGTAAATCAATTAAAATCAAATGCAAATGCCTACGCCATATCAGCTCTTGGCAAAATGGTCTCAACTGGTTCAAACTCAGTTTTACTAACAGATGAGCAAAAAACTGTAAATTTTGCACTTTATTTTAAATCAGATCTTGCAAATGGTAAGCTCGAAATTAAAAATGCAAATGGAGAGGTCGTTCGTTCAATCGATATAAAAGATCTAAAGTCAGGAGTTCGCAGAATATCTTGGGATGGCAAAGATGATTCTGGAAAACAATTACCAAACGGCGCATATACAGTATCTGTTAATTACACTGGAAAAGATGGTAATTCATACAAGACTCAAGTAGGTAGCTATCCAGTTGAGGCAGTAAAATTTGTAGATGGCAAAGCCATGATAAAAATCGCAGGCGAATATGTCCCAATGGATAAAATATCTGAATTTTACGAAGGATAA
- a CDS encoding flagellar hook protein FlgE, whose translation MRGFYNGISGIKTQSFGMDVWANNISNINNVGFKASIPEFKNLINQHMASAGSGPTNNQVGLGATKQTTALKMTNGSFQNTDNNFDLAIGGKGFFGVVDKNGKNYYTRTGSFDIDGAGNLVDNKGNLLLGTLTSFTPVTPSANALRKYGQTKGTTQAFTAKEEDLKLGDTGSQKSINLPHFLYMPAKQTKNINLKGNLDSSLITDKRTTAIDAANFNYTLDNTNKTISLNGQIPLSQTRFGAKAGDSVVVKVKDGDGKISEFSTTLESDGSWHINNKSLKFMNFASLDVKAEVTSLVEVANKEKLSSEIYNSDGTKSLVTINFTKQIPQGGNQTTWNATATITDANGVVQNTAMGTLTFDGSGRLVTNTLTSVGNVALNFLGDGDANVYNGITSSANSKKDFVIKADGYAEGNLTKYSVDDRGNIMANFDNSRSFIVAKIALYHFQNEQGVSKVGDNLYEATPNSGEAFFYKNKAGETIYGSQILANKLEMSNVDLGQALSEVIVTQKAYEASAKSITTSDEMIQTAIQMKK comes from the coding sequence ATGAGAGGTTTTTACAACGGAATTAGTGGCATTAAAACACAAAGCTTTGGCATGGATGTTTGGGCAAATAATATCTCAAATATCAACAACGTAGGTTTTAAAGCTTCAATCCCTGAGTTTAAAAATTTAATCAATCAACATATGGCTTCCGCTGGAAGTGGTCCAACTAACAATCAAGTAGGTCTTGGAGCTACAAAACAAACGACAGCTTTAAAGATGACAAATGGTAGTTTTCAAAATACTGATAATAACTTCGACCTAGCCATAGGCGGTAAAGGATTTTTTGGTGTCGTTGATAAAAATGGTAAAAACTACTACACAAGAACAGGTAGCTTTGATATAGATGGGGCTGGAAATTTAGTAGATAATAAAGGCAACTTGCTTCTTGGTACGTTAACAAGTTTTACTCCAGTCACTCCAAGTGCTAATGCTCTTAGAAAATATGGTCAAACAAAAGGTACCACGCAGGCATTTACAGCAAAAGAAGAGGATCTAAAACTAGGCGATACTGGCTCACAAAAAAGTATAAATTTACCTCATTTTTTATATATGCCAGCCAAGCAAACAAAAAATATAAATTTAAAAGGCAACCTAGACTCAAGCCTTATAACAGATAAGCGAACAACAGCCATTGATGCGGCAAATTTTAATTATACACTTGATAATACAAACAAAACTATCTCACTAAATGGGCAAATTCCGCTAAGTCAGACAAGATTTGGCGCAAAAGCAGGTGATAGCGTAGTGGTAAAAGTAAAAGACGGTGATGGTAAAATTAGTGAGTTTTCAACCACACTAGAGAGCGATGGTAGCTGGCATATAAATAATAAAAGCCTAAAATTTATGAATTTTGCTAGCTTAGATGTAAAAGCCGAAGTTACATCACTAGTTGAAGTAGCTAATAAAGAAAAACTAAGTTCAGAGATATATAACAGCGATGGTACGAAGAGCTTAGTAACTATAAATTTTACAAAGCAAATCCCTCAAGGTGGCAATCAAACTACCTGGAATGCTACAGCTACGATAACTGATGCTAATGGTGTTGTACAAAATACAGCTATGGGAACACTTACTTTTGATGGTAGCGGTAGACTTGTTACAAATACATTAACAAGCGTTGGAAACGTAGCTTTAAATTTTCTTGGCGATGGAGATGCGAATGTCTATAATGGCATAACAAGCTCGGCCAATTCAAAAAAAGACTTTGTCATAAAAGCAGATGGCTATGCCGAGGGAAATCTCACAAAATATAGCGTAGATGACCGTGGTAATATCATGGCAAATTTTGACAATTCTCGCTCATTTATAGTTGCAAAAATAGCTCTATATCACTTCCAAAATGAACAGGGCGTATCAAAAGTGGGTGATAATCTCTATGAGGCAACTCCAAATTCAGGTGAAGCATTTTTTTATAAAAATAAAGCTGGTGAGACCATTTATGGCTCACAAATTCTTGCAAATAAACTTGAAATGAGTAACGTCGATCTTGGTCAAGCGCTAAGTGAGGTTATAGTCACGCAAAAGGCTTATGAGGCTAGTGCAAAAAGTATCACAACAAGTGATGAGATGATCCAGACTGCTATTCAGATGAAGAAATAA
- a CDS encoding HD domain-containing protein yields the protein MISAKLIEHIFKAASISRWNDYPKMTNLVELDKQAHKFIIAYFIAKQEQDADMNYIIEAGIFEFLSRVVVTDIRPDVFHHIQKTKKEQINSWVLSNLDSLISDIEDGEFLERFKSYFKSDKKHEKERLILKAASYLATRWEFSIVYQTSQFLSDIEELKAKVEEEMEDYYELIGVRKIAMNQKLARLVDLSGRLRFQKRWAQTPRIPETAVLGHMLVVAILSYFYSLKAKACKKRLENNFFCALFHDLPESLTRDIISPVKYGVKGLNEIISEYEMRLIDERILPFVPEKIKDEFSYILGIRKDGEKFIKDEFENRTYERKIICHEGTMENVNEDKFNPIDGKALKYCDKLSAYIEAGISISYGVKSKELTDGFNNMYKFFSEKPKIDGVDFLEICDDFNEHFGLERPPLR from the coding sequence ATGATAAGTGCTAAGCTTATAGAACATATCTTTAAAGCAGCATCTATATCACGTTGGAACGACTATCCAAAGATGACAAATTTAGTCGAGCTTGATAAGCAGGCTCATAAATTTATCATCGCTTATTTCATAGCAAAACAAGAGCAAGACGCCGATATGAACTATATCATTGAGGCTGGAATTTTTGAGTTTTTAAGTAGGGTCGTGGTCACTGACATACGTCCAGACGTCTTTCACCATATCCAAAAGACAAAAAAAGAGCAGATAAATAGCTGGGTTTTAAGTAATCTTGATAGCCTTATTTCAGATATTGAAGATGGCGAGTTTTTAGAGAGATTTAAAAGTTATTTTAAAAGTGATAAAAAGCATGAAAAAGAACGCCTTATCCTAAAAGCAGCTAGCTATCTTGCCACTAGGTGGGAATTTTCTATCGTCTATCAAACGAGCCAGTTTTTAAGCGATATAGAAGAGCTTAAAGCCAAGGTCGAGGAGGAGATGGAGGATTATTACGAGTTAATTGGCGTTAGAAAGATCGCTATGAATCAAAAATTAGCCCGCCTTGTAGATCTAAGTGGCAGGCTAAGGTTTCAAAAGCGCTGGGCACAAACGCCTCGCATCCCTGAAACTGCGGTCTTAGGGCATATGCTAGTTGTTGCGATACTTAGCTATTTTTACTCGCTAAAAGCAAAAGCTTGCAAAAAACGGCTAGAAAATAACTTCTTTTGTGCGCTATTTCACGACCTACCAGAGAGTCTTACAAGGGACATCATAAGCCCTGTAAAATACGGTGTAAAAGGGCTAAATGAGATAATCAGTGAGTATGAAATGAGGCTTATTGATGAGAGGATTTTGCCATTTGTGCCTGAAAAGATCAAAGATGAGTTTAGCTACATCCTTGGCATCAGAAAAGATGGTGAAAAATTTATAAAAGATGAGTTTGAAAATAGAACTTACGAGCGTAAAATCATATGCCACGAAGGGACTATGGAAAACGTAAATGAGGATAAATTTAACCCAATCGATGGCAAAGCACTAAAATACTGCGACAAGCTCTCAGCCTACATTGAAGCTGGAATTTCTATAAGCTACGGCGTCAAATCAAAAGAGTTAACTGACGGCTTTAATAATATGTATAAATTTTTTAGCGAAAAACCTAAGATCGATGGAGTGGATTTTTTAGAAATTTGTGATGATTTTAATGAGCATTTTGGTTTAGAAAGACCCCCTCTCAGATAA
- the queF gene encoding preQ(1) synthase — translation MSEELDMKYGEKILKEFDVESDLEVWENKQTRDYVIKITLPEFCCLCPRSGYPDFATIYLEYIPNKLVVELKAIKLYINSFMNRNISHEDSINEIYSVLEKKLEPKFMKIVGDFNPRGNVHTVIEISSDLVVKKPAEEKEFTPRSRERSFSDKPRERRSTSDRGSSRGSRDDKFKKDDKPRRSSNKEGFRKISYADDKKPKVVKKDK, via the coding sequence ATGAGCGAAGAGCTAGATATGAAATATGGCGAAAAAATTTTGAAAGAATTTGACGTAGAGAGTGACCTTGAGGTCTGGGAAAATAAGCAAACAAGGGACTATGTCATAAAGATCACACTGCCTGAGTTTTGCTGCCTTTGCCCTCGCTCTGGTTATCCTGATTTTGCTACGATATATCTTGAGTACATACCAAACAAGCTTGTAGTCGAGCTAAAAGCGATAAAGCTTTATATAAATAGCTTTATGAACCGCAACATCAGCCACGAAGATAGTATAAATGAAATTTACTCTGTTTTAGAAAAAAAACTTGAGCCTAAATTTATGAAGATAGTTGGTGACTTTAACCCACGTGGAAATGTCCATACGGTTATCGAGATCAGCTCTGATCTAGTCGTAAAAAAGCCAGCTGAAGAGAAAGAATTTACTCCAAGAAGTAGAGAAAGAAGCTTTAGCGACAAGCCACGCGAGAGACGAAGTACAAGCGATCGTGGCAGCAGCAGGGGCAGCAGAGATGATAAATTTAAAAAAGATGACAAACCAAGAAGAAGCTCAAACAAAGAGGGCTTTAGAAAGATAAGCTATGCCGATGATAAGAAGCCAAAAGTAGTCAAAAAGGATAAATAA
- the gyrB gene encoding DNA topoisomerase (ATP-hydrolyzing) subunit B — MENNYGAENIKVLKGLEAVRKRPGMYIGDTNISGLHHMIYEVVDNSIDEAMAGYCDTIDVELTREGSAIISDNGRGIPVDMHPTEKISAATVVLTVLHAGGKFDKDTYKVSGGLHGVGVSVVNALSKKLVVNIKRDGKLHRQEFAKGIPQSDLEVIKTTNRTGTQVEFWPDDSIFEVTEFDDEILVKRFRELAYLNPKITINFKDQRNGRSESFHFEGGLESFVTDMNKANAVSKAVSFSGGEDDVLVDFALLYNDTYSENLLSFVNNIKTPDGGTHEAGFRAGLTRVITNYVQANAAAREKDTKITGEDIREGLIAVVSVKVPEPQFEGQTKGKLGSSYVKPIVQKMVFDVLTKYFEENPIEARAIMEKALMAARGREAAKKARDLTRKKESMSVGTLPGKLADCQSKDPVISELYLVEGDSAGGSAKQGRDRVFQAILPLKGKILNVEKARLDKILKSDEIKNMITALGCGIGDEFDAEKLRYHKIIIMTDADVDGSHIQTLLLTFFFRFLNKVVENGHIYLAQPPLYRYKKGKKEIYLKDEKALNEFLIETGIEGVDIEGIGSADLIDFLKIVAAYRSVLKELEKRFNVLSAIRYMIENPDIVSKSYNEIFEILRDFLKAEGHNILNHYVSDDEVRIYVQTESGLEELVVNENLFTNPLYEEALYISQKIKERGLDLHSDVIDVLDEVEKNAKKGAYIQRYKGLGEMNPEQLWETTMNPENRRLLKIDINDAISASDTFNLFMGDEVEPRRNYIQDHAKDVKHLDI; from the coding sequence ATGGAAAATAATTATGGCGCAGAAAATATTAAAGTACTAAAAGGTCTTGAGGCGGTTAGAAAGCGCCCAGGCATGTATATAGGCGATACTAACATAAGCGGTCTTCACCATATGATCTACGAAGTCGTTGATAACTCTATCGACGAGGCGATGGCAGGATACTGTGATACGATAGATGTTGAGCTTACACGTGAGGGCTCAGCGATCATCAGCGATAATGGCCGTGGTATCCCAGTGGATATGCACCCAACTGAGAAAATTTCAGCTGCGACTGTTGTTCTAACTGTACTTCACGCTGGTGGTAAATTTGACAAGGATACTTATAAGGTCTCAGGCGGTCTTCACGGTGTTGGTGTATCTGTTGTAAATGCTCTTTCTAAAAAGCTGGTCGTAAATATCAAACGTGATGGTAAGCTTCACAGACAAGAATTTGCAAAAGGCATCCCACAAAGCGATCTTGAAGTGATAAAAACTACAAACCGCACAGGCACACAAGTCGAGTTTTGGCCAGATGATAGCATATTTGAAGTGACTGAATTTGACGATGAAATTTTAGTAAAGAGATTTCGCGAGCTAGCTTATCTAAACCCAAAGATAACTATAAATTTCAAAGATCAAAGAAATGGCAGAAGCGAGAGCTTTCATTTTGAGGGTGGGTTAGAGAGCTTTGTAACTGATATGAACAAGGCAAATGCTGTCAGTAAAGCAGTATCATTTAGTGGCGGCGAAGATGACGTGCTTGTTGATTTTGCACTACTTTACAACGACACTTATAGTGAAAATTTACTAAGCTTTGTAAATAACATCAAAACTCCAGATGGTGGTACGCATGAGGCTGGATTTAGAGCAGGCCTTACAAGAGTTATCACAAACTACGTTCAAGCAAATGCTGCTGCACGTGAAAAAGATACAAAGATAACTGGCGAAGATATCCGCGAGGGACTTATCGCAGTTGTTAGTGTAAAAGTGCCAGAGCCGCAGTTTGAGGGACAAACAAAGGGTAAACTAGGATCAAGCTACGTAAAACCGATCGTTCAAAAGATGGTTTTTGACGTGCTTACAAAGTATTTTGAAGAAAATCCTATCGAAGCAAGAGCGATAATGGAAAAAGCCCTAATGGCAGCTCGTGGTCGCGAAGCTGCTAAAAAAGCAAGGGATCTAACTCGTAAAAAAGAGAGCATGAGCGTAGGCACACTCCCTGGTAAGCTAGCTGATTGTCAGAGTAAAGACCCAGTAATTAGCGAGCTATACCTAGTGGAGGGCGACTCTGCGGGCGGTTCTGCAAAGCAAGGACGTGATAGAGTTTTTCAAGCGATATTGCCGCTTAAGGGTAAAATTCTAAACGTTGAAAAGGCAAGACTAGATAAAATTTTAAAGTCTGATGAGATAAAAAATATGATAACAGCGCTAGGCTGCGGTATCGGAGATGAATTCGACGCTGAGAAGCTTAGATATCATAAGATCATCATCATGACCGACGCCGACGTCGATGGTAGTCACATCCAGACGCTACTTTTAACATTTTTCTTTAGATTTTTAAATAAAGTTGTTGAAAATGGCCACATCTATCTAGCTCAGCCGCCACTTTACCGCTATAAAAAAGGTAAGAAAGAAATTTATCTAAAAGATGAAAAGGCATTAAACGAATTTCTTATCGAAACTGGCATCGAGGGCGTTGATATAGAGGGCATTGGCAGTGCGGATTTGATTGATTTTTTAAAGATCGTTGCAGCTTATAGAAGCGTCTTAAAAGAGCTTGAAAAACGCTTTAACGTCCTTTCAGCGATCCGCTATATGATAGAAAATCCAGACATCGTCTCAAAAAGCTACAATGAAATTTTTGAAATTTTAAGAGACTTCTTAAAAGCTGAGGGTCACAACATCTTAAACCACTACGTTAGCGATGATGAGGTTAGAATTTATGTCCAAACTGAAAGTGGCCTAGAAGAGCTTGTGGTAAATGAAAATTTATTCACAAATCCACTCTATGAAGAGGCGCTTTACATCAGCCAAAAGATAAAAGAGCGCGGCCTAGACTTACATAGTGACGTTATAGACGTGCTTGATGAAGTAGAGAAAAATGCGAAAAAAGGTGCATATATTCAGCGCTACAAAGGTCTTGGTGAGATGAACCCTGAGCAACTTTGGGAAACTACGATGAACCCTGAGAACAGAAGACTTTTAAAGATAGATATAAACGACGCTATAAGCGCTTCTGATACGTTTAATCTCTTTATGGGCGATGAGGTCGAGCCAAGAAGAAACTACATCCAAGACCACGCAAAAGACGTTAAACACTTGGATATTTAA